The following proteins are co-located in the Anomalospiza imberbis isolate Cuckoo-Finch-1a 21T00152 chromosome Z, ASM3175350v1, whole genome shotgun sequence genome:
- the AK3 gene encoding GTP:AMP phosphotransferase AK3, mitochondrial isoform X1, which yields MQRSKMQFASFIFLLSLLIYPSLSPCTYVKDLSFLPLTDSRRSCRCCSLGGSARLAGGARRRCPGRRRSCRASAAALRARGRSSGSSGSSMVVPPLLRAVIMGPPGSGKGTVSARIIKHFGVKHLSSGDLLRDNMQKKTEVGILAKSYIDQGQLIPDHIMTQLMLNEIKGVDQYNWLLDGFPRTVAQAEALDKECHIDTVIDLDVPFETIKCRLTARWIHPASGRVYNLEFSPPKVQGIDDITGEPLVQRDDDEPETVSKRLQAYDAQTKPVLEYYRKKGLLKSFSGTETNKIWPHIYAFLQTKLPDMSQKDAANPR from the exons ATGCAACGTTCTAAGATGCAATTTGCTTCATTTATCTTTTTATTATCGTTATTAATTTATCCCTCACTCTCCCCGTGCACTTACGTAAAGGATCTTTCCTTCCTGCCCCTGACTGACAGCCGGAGAAGCTGCCgctgctgttccctgggaggatCGGCCCGGCTCGCCGGCGGAGCGAGGCGGCGCTGCCCGGGAAGGCGGCGCTCCTGCCGCGCTTCTGCCGCTGCCCTGCGCGCTCGCGGCAGGAGCAGCGGGAGCAGCGGGAGCAGTATGGTGGTGCCGCCGCTGCTGCGCGCCGTCATCATGGGGCCGCCGGGCTCCGGCAAAGGCACTGTCTCCGCTCGGATTATCAAGCACTTCGGCGTGAAGCACCTCTCCAGCGGCGACCTGCTGAGGGACAACATGCAGAAGAAGACAG AAGTGGGAATCCTTGCCAAGTCCTACATTGATCAAGGGCAGCTTATTCCAGATCACATCATGACACAACTAATGCTGAATGAGATAAAAGGTGTAGACCAGTACAATTGGCTATTGGATG gtTTCCCCAGAACAGTTGCTCAGGCAGAAGCCCTTGATAAAGAATGTCACATAGACACTGTGATTGACCTGGACGTGCCATTTGAGACCATAAAGTGTCGGCTTACAGCACGCTGGATCCACCCTGCCAGTGGCAGAGTCTACAATCTTGAATTCAGTCCTCCCAAAGTGCAG GGCATTGATGACATTACTGGAGAGCCGCTTGTTCAGCGTGATGATGACGAGCCAGAGACTGTTAGCAAGAGGCTTCAGGCTTACGATGCACAAACAAAACCTGTTTTAGAATATTATCG gaAAAAAGGGTTATTGAAATCCTTTTCTGGAACAGAAACCAATAAGATCTGGCCACATATCTATGCTTTCCTTCAAACCAAGTTGCCAGATATGAGCCAGAAAGATGCTGCCAACCCCAGGTGA
- the AK3 gene encoding GTP:AMP phosphotransferase AK3, mitochondrial isoform X2: MKREVIRQRILEVGILAKSYIDQGQLIPDHIMTQLMLNEIKGVDQYNWLLDGFPRTVAQAEALDKECHIDTVIDLDVPFETIKCRLTARWIHPASGRVYNLEFSPPKVQGIDDITGEPLVQRDDDEPETVSKRLQAYDAQTKPVLEYYRKKGLLKSFSGTETNKIWPHIYAFLQTKLPDMSQKDAANPR, translated from the exons ATGAAGAGAGAAGTGATTAGGCAAAGAATTCTAG AAGTGGGAATCCTTGCCAAGTCCTACATTGATCAAGGGCAGCTTATTCCAGATCACATCATGACACAACTAATGCTGAATGAGATAAAAGGTGTAGACCAGTACAATTGGCTATTGGATG gtTTCCCCAGAACAGTTGCTCAGGCAGAAGCCCTTGATAAAGAATGTCACATAGACACTGTGATTGACCTGGACGTGCCATTTGAGACCATAAAGTGTCGGCTTACAGCACGCTGGATCCACCCTGCCAGTGGCAGAGTCTACAATCTTGAATTCAGTCCTCCCAAAGTGCAG GGCATTGATGACATTACTGGAGAGCCGCTTGTTCAGCGTGATGATGACGAGCCAGAGACTGTTAGCAAGAGGCTTCAGGCTTACGATGCACAAACAAAACCTGTTTTAGAATATTATCG gaAAAAAGGGTTATTGAAATCCTTTTCTGGAACAGAAACCAATAAGATCTGGCCACATATCTATGCTTTCCTTCAAACCAAGTTGCCAGATATGAGCCAGAAAGATGCTGCCAACCCCAGGTGA
- the AK3 gene encoding GTP:AMP phosphotransferase AK3, mitochondrial isoform X3, translating to MTQLMLNEIKGVDQYNWLLDGFPRTVAQAEALDKECHIDTVIDLDVPFETIKCRLTARWIHPASGRVYNLEFSPPKVQGIDDITGEPLVQRDDDEPETVSKRLQAYDAQTKPVLEYYRKKGLLKSFSGTETNKIWPHIYAFLQTKLPDMSQKDAANPR from the exons ATGACACAACTAATGCTGAATGAGATAAAAGGTGTAGACCAGTACAATTGGCTATTGGATG gtTTCCCCAGAACAGTTGCTCAGGCAGAAGCCCTTGATAAAGAATGTCACATAGACACTGTGATTGACCTGGACGTGCCATTTGAGACCATAAAGTGTCGGCTTACAGCACGCTGGATCCACCCTGCCAGTGGCAGAGTCTACAATCTTGAATTCAGTCCTCCCAAAGTGCAG GGCATTGATGACATTACTGGAGAGCCGCTTGTTCAGCGTGATGATGACGAGCCAGAGACTGTTAGCAAGAGGCTTCAGGCTTACGATGCACAAACAAAACCTGTTTTAGAATATTATCG gaAAAAAGGGTTATTGAAATCCTTTTCTGGAACAGAAACCAATAAGATCTGGCCACATATCTATGCTTTCCTTCAAACCAAGTTGCCAGATATGAGCCAGAAAGATGCTGCCAACCCCAGGTGA